A window of Fragaria vesca subsp. vesca linkage group LG7, FraVesHawaii_1.0, whole genome shotgun sequence contains these coding sequences:
- the LOC101310178 gene encoding CBL-interacting protein kinase 18-like, protein MLKLYRVGMKRGKVLIGGKYELGKTLGQGTFAKVYRARNLETNKSVAIKVMHKDMVAKEGLVEREIAIMRMLKHPNIVQLYEVITIKDKIYLVMEYAKAGELFHKIAKGKLDEEEARSYFQQLIATVDFCHKRGVYHRDLKPENLLLDENGVLKVSDFGLSALAESKRRDVLLHTSCGTPPYIAPEVLGSNASKGYDGAKADIWSCGVILYTLLAGQVPFRDPNMIIMFRKICAADYRCPRWFSDEVRSLLSRILNPDPHKRILISEIMETGWFRKGSKSITTITEVEDPGLLGAGAGSDDRDNNESQELARPTSLNHFDMISLSSGLDLSGLFKICMVRIASVCSSKFTATLS, encoded by the coding sequence ATGTTGAAGCTATATCGTGTTGGTATGAAGAGGGGGAAAGTGTTGATTGGGGGGAAGTACGAACTCGGGAAAACTTTAGGTCAAGGAACCTTTGCAAAAGTTTATAGAGCAAGGAACCTCGAAACTAATAAGAGTGTGGCCATTAAAGTAATGCACAAAGATATGGTTGCGAAAGAAGGACTAGTTGAAAGAGAGATAGCTATCATGAGAATGCTTAAACACCCAAACATAGTGCAGCTATATGAAGTCATAACCATCAAAGACAAGATCTACCTTGTCATGGAATATGCGAAAGCCGGTGAGCTTTTCCACAAGATAGCAAAAGGAAAGCTGGATGAAGAAGAAGCAAGAAGTTACTTCCAACAGCTGATTGCCACCGTCGACTTCTGCCACAAGAGAGGTGTTTACCACCGCGATTTGAAGCCCGAGAATTTGCTGCTAGATGAAAATGGAGTGTTGAAGGTATCAGATTTTGGGTTGAGTGCGCTTGCTGAATCGAAGAGGAGAGATGTTTTACTACATACAAGTTGTGGCACTCCTCCTTATATAGCTCCCGAAGTCCTAGGCAGTAATGCCAGTAAAGGCTACGATGGAGCCAAAGCCGATATATGGTCTTGTGGGGTGATCTTGTATACACTATTGGCTGGTCAGGTTCCATTTCGTGATCCAAATATGATAATCATGTTTAGAAAAATATGCGCAGCAGATTATAGATGTCCGAGGTGGTTTTCAGATGAAGTGAGGAGTCTTCTGTCTAGGATCCTCAACCCAGATCCACATAAAAGGATTCTTATTTCAGAGATAATGGAAACTGGCTGGTTCAGAAAAGGCTCTAAATCCATTACGACCATCACAGAAGTAGAAGACCCGGGTTTGTTGGGTGCTGGTGCAGGGTCTGACGATCGTGACAACAATGAGAGTCAAGAGCTTGCTAGACCAACCTCTTTGAACCATTTTGATATGATATCTCTGTCAAGCGGATTAGATCTGTCTGGTTTGTTCAAGATTTGCATGGTTCGAATTGCCAGCGTGTGTTCTTCAAAATTTACAGCTACACTTTCATGA
- the LOC101299710 gene encoding uroporphyrinogen decarboxylase, chloroplastic-like produces MSCIHSYGSIACFSAPSSNSFTRRRSTLSPKPRILCALGGSVAEPQVTSVAEPLLLNAVRGEDVERPPVWLMRQAGRYMKSYMKLCEKHPSFRERSENVDLVVEISLQPWKVFQPDGVILFSDILTPLSGMNIPFDIVKGKGPVIFNPLSSAEHVNEVREFVPQESVPYVGEALTILREEVDNKAAVLGFVGAPFTLASYVVEGGSSKHFSKIKRLAFSQPKVLHALLQKFATSMTKYIQYQADSGAQAVQIFDSWATELSPVDFEEFSLPYLKQIVDEVKRTHPDLPLILYASGSGGLLERLALTGVDVVSLDWSVDMAEGRKRLGPNVAVQGNVDPGVLFGSKEFITSRIHDTVRKAGRGKHILNLGHGIVVGTPEENVAHFFEVAKDIRY; encoded by the exons ATGTCCTGCATTCACAGCTATGGCTCCATAGCTTGCTTCTCTGCTCCCTCCTCCAATTCATTTACAAGAAGGCGATCCACTCTCTCCCCCAAACCTCGAATTCTCTGCGCTTTAGGAG GGAGTGTGGCGGAGCCTCAAGTTACCTCTGTGGCTGAACCCCTTTTGCTCAATGCGGTTCGGGGTGAAGATGTGGAGAGACCCCCAGTTTGGCTCATGAGGCAAGCAGGGAGGTACATGAAG AGTTATATGAAGCTCTGTGAGAAGCATCCTTCTTTTCGAGAAAGATCCGAGAATGTGGACCTTGTAGTGGAGATTTCGCTGCAGCCATGGAAGGTTTTCCAGCCTGATGGA GTCATTTTGTTCTCAGACATTCTTACTCCGCTCTCTGGGATGAACATACCGTTTGACATTGTTAAAGGCAAGGGTCCGGTGATATTTAATCCTTTGAGTAGTGCTGAGCATGTTAATGAAGTGAGAGAGTTTGTTCCTCAAGAGTCAGTCCCGTATGTTGGGGAAGCATTGACAATCTTGCGAGAAGAG GTAGATAATAAGGCAGCGGTGTTAGGTTTTGTTGGTGCTCCTTTCACTTTAGCATCATATGTGGTCGAAGGTGGTTCATCAAAGCACTTCTCAAAAATAAAGAGATTAGCTTTCTCTCAACCCAAG GTCCTCCATGCATTACTTCAGAAATTTGCAACTTCAATGACAAAGTATATTCAATACCAAGCTGATAGTGGAGCTCAAGCAGTTCAGATATTTGACTCATGGGCCACAGAACTCAGCCCTGTGGATTTTGAGGAATTCAGTCTTCCATACTTGAAACAAATTGTGGATGAAGTGAAACGGACTCATCCAGATCTTCCTTTAATTCTTTATGCCAGTGGGTCTGGGGGTTTGCTTGAGAGGCTAGCTTTGACTGGCGTGGATGTAGTTAGCTTGGACTGGAGTGTTGACATGGCTGAAGGTAGAAAGCGACTGGGACCAAATGTAGCCGTTCAAGGTAATGTGGATCCTGGTGTTCTCTTCGGTTCAAAAGAATTCATCACCAGTAGAATACATGATACTGTGAGGAAAGCTGGTAGAGGGAAACATATTTTGAATCTTGGCCATGGAATTGTAGTAGGTACACCAGAGGAGAACGTTGCCCATTTCTTTGAAGTTGCGAAAGACATCAGATATTAA
- the LOC101309888 gene encoding CBL-interacting protein kinase 2-like: protein MDKEGEVLLGKYQLGKLLGQGGFAKVYHARSLKTNQIVAIKIISKEKVFELGLVDQTKREISIMRLLKHPNIVQLYEVMATKKKIYLVMEYAEGGELFQKINKRRLKEEAARRFFQQLITAVDFCHKRGVFHRDLKPENLLLDKDGVLKVSDFGLSAFSESKRKHALLHTTCGTPNYVAPEVIRLGAYDGAKADIWSCGVILFQLLAGYRPFDDSNLNNMFRKICASEYRCPRWFSDDIRKLLFGILNTNPNERFLASDIMRSSWFQEGLSSKIKTEVEDVDGESDDCDKSENQETITPATLSAFDIISLSSGFDLSGLMMQKDAKRSAVQFTSAQSATSIMTKLRDITRKLKLKSKKEGASLKLMKGALSIEAEIFEFTPSFHLVEMKKSNGDTFEFRKMVDEDIRPALKDVVWTWQGERSNNNSSICV, encoded by the coding sequence ATGGACAAGGAGGGGGAGGTGTTGCTGGGGAAGTACCAACTTGGGAAGCTCTTAGGGCAGGGGGGCTTTGCAAAGGTCTACCACGCAAGGAGCCTCAAAACCAACCAGATTGTAGCCATTAAGATCATCAGCAAAGAGAAGGTTTTTGAATTGGGACTCGTTGATCAGACCAAAAGAGAGATTTCTATTATGAGACTGCTTAAACACCCCAACATAGTGCAGCTATATGAAGTCATGGCCACCAAAAAGAAGATCTACCTTGTCATGGAATACGCAGAAGGCGGCGAGCTTTTTCAAAAGATAAATAAAAGGAGGCTCAAGGAGGAAGCAGCAAGGAGATTCTTCCAACAACTCATCACTGCTGTCGACTTCTGCCACAAGAGAGGTGTTTTCCATCGCGATTTGAAGCCCGAGAACTTGCTGCTAGATAAAGATGGAGTGCTGAAGGTGTCGGATTTTGGGTTGAGTGCGTTTTCTGAATCGAAGAGGAAACATGCTTTACTGCATACAACTTGTGGCACTCCTAATTATGTAGCTCCTGAAGTTATCCGGCTTGGAGCCTATGATGGAGCTAAAGCTGATATATGGTCTTGTGGGGTGATCTTGTTTCAACTATTGGCTGGTTATCGTCCCTTCGATGACTCAAATCTAAACAACATGTTTAGGAAAATATGTGCATCAGAATATCGATGTCCCCGGTGGTTTTCCGATGACATAAGAAAGCTCTTGTTTGGAATCCTCAACACAAATCCGAATGAAAGGTTTCTTGCTTCAGACATAATGAGAAGTAGCTGGTTTCAAGAAGGACTCAGCTCCAAGATTAAAACAGAAGTGGAAGATGTTGATGGGGAGTCTGATGACTGTGACAAAAGCGAGAACCAAGAGACTATTACACCCGCCACTTTGAGTGCTTTCGATATCATATCTCTCTCTAGTGGATTCGATCTTTCTGGCTTGATGATGCAGAAGGATGCAAAGAGATCAGCTGTGCAGTTCACATCCGCGCAATCTGCGACATCCATCATGACAAAGCTGAGGGATATTACTCGGAAACTGAAGCTGAAATCGAAGAAAGAAGGAGCATCATTGAAGTTAATGAAGGGGGCATTATCCATAGAAGCCGAAATTTTTGAGTTCACTCCATCCTTTCATTTAGTGGAGATGAAGAAATCTAATGGGGATACATTTGAGTTTAGGAAGATGGTAGACGAGGATATAAGGCCGGCTCTCAAAGACGTCGTCTGGACATGGCAGGGTGAGCGCAGTAACAACAATAGCAGCATCTGCGTTTGA
- the LOC101300289 gene encoding adenine/guanine permease AZG1-like — translation MVMEDPRPPANPSHLTRLNTYVAKSRVGKRFKLTERNSTFTTELRAGTATFLTMAYILAVNASILTDSGGTCSVSDCIPLCSNPSFSAANCTGTVIQPDESCKFDPVNSGYAACLDRVRKDLIVATVASSLIGCLIMGAFANLPLALAPGMGTNAYFAYTVVGFHGSGNVSYQSALAAVFMEGLIFLLISAIGLRAHLAKLIPKPVRISSSAGIGLFLAFIGLQSNQGIGLIGYSSSTLVTIGACPTKSRAMLAPVVAAANGTVSLLAGGTVSGDIFCTRDRMESPTFWLGVVGFIIIAYCLVKNVKGAMIYGIVFVTAVSWFRNTQVTAFPDSDAGNAAFEYFKQVVDVHTIKSTAGALSFKSFGKGYFWEALITFLYVDILDTTGTLYSMARFAGFMDQNGNFEGQYFAFMSDATSIVVGSLLGTSPVTTFIESSTGIREGGRTGLTALTAAGYFFFAFFFTPLLASIPAWAVGPPLILVGVLMMKSVVEIEWDDMRQAIPAFVTLILMPLTYSIAYGLIGGIGTYIVLHLWDWSRELLVKLGVLKGEEGVVVVNGNGVVHDQPKDDQAAKELEV, via the coding sequence ATGGTCATGGAGGATCCTCGGCCGCCGGCAAACCCTAGTCACTTAACTCGCCTCAACACCTACGTCGCCAAGAGCCGAGTCGGCAAGCGCTTCAAACTCACCGAGCGCAACTCCACCTTCACCACCGAGCTCCGCGCCGGCACCGCCACGTTTCTCACCATGGCCTACATCCTCGCCGTCAACGCTTCCATCCTCACCGACTCCGGCGGCACCTGTTCCGTCTCCGACTGCATACCCCTCTGCTCCAACCCCTCCTTCTCCGCCGCCAACTGCACCGGAACCGTCATCCAGCCCGACGAGTCGTGTAAATTCGACCCTGTCAACTCCGGCTACGCCGCCTGCCTTGACCGCGTAAGAAAAGACCTCATTGTCGCCACCGTCGCCTCCTCCCTCATCGGCTGCCTCATCATGGGCGCCTTCGCCAACCTCCCTCTCGCTTTGGCCCCCGGAATGGGCACCAACGCTTACTTCGCCTACACCGTCGTCGGGTTTCACGGCTCCGGCAACGTCTCATACCAGAGCGCCTTGGCAGCCGTTTTCATGGAAGGACTAATTTTCCTCCTCATCTCCGCCATCGGACTCCGCGCCCATCTCGCCAAGTTGATCCCTAAACCCGTCCGGATCAGCTCCTCCGCCGGCATCGGCCTCTTCCTCGCCTTCATCGGCCTCCAGTCCAACCAAGGCATCGGACTCATCGGCTACAGCTCCTCCACCCTCGTCACGATCGGAGCCTGTCCCACCAAGTCGCGCGCCATGCTCGCGCCCGTCGTAGCGGCCGCGAACGGCACCGTCAGCCTGCTAGCTGGCGGCACGGTCTCGGGTGACATATTCTGCACCCGAGACCGGATGGAGAGCCCCACATTCTGGCTCGGTGTGGTCGGCTTCATCATCATAGCCTATTGCCTAGTCAAAAACGTAAAGGGGGCCATGATCTACGGCATCGTGTTCGTCACGGCCGTGTCATGGTTCCGTAACACACAAGTAACGGCGTTCCCTGACTCCGACGCCGGGAACGCGGCGTTCGAGTATTTCAAGCAAGTCGTAGATGTCCACACTATCAAATCCACGGCGGGGGCCCTCAGCTTCAAGAGCTTCGGAAAAGGGTATTTCTGGGAAGCCCTAATTACGTTCCTATACGTAGACATATTGGACACGACCGGTACGCTCTACTCCATGGCACGCTTCGCCGGATTCATGGACCAAAACGGTAATTTCGAAGGTCAGTACTTTGCCTTCATGTCGGACGCCACGTCGATAGTGGTGGGGTCCTTGCTCGGCACGTCACCGGTGACGACGTTTATAGAGTCGTCGACGGGGATAAGAGAAGGAGGACGTACGGGGCTGACGGCTTTAACGGCGGCGGGGTACTTTTTCTTTGCGTTTTTCTTCACGCCGTTATTGGCTTCGATTCCGGCGTGGGCGGTGGGGCCGCCGCTGATATTGGTGGGGGTGTTGATGATGAAGTCGGTGGTGGAGATAGAGTGGGATGATATGAGGCAGGCGATACCGGCGTTTGTGACTTTGATACTGATGCCGTTGACGTATTCAATAGCCTATGGTTTGATTGGTGGGATTGGGACCTATATTGTTCTGCACCTATGGGATTGGAGCAGAGAGCTTTTAGTGAAGCTTGGAGTTTTGAAAGGTGAAGAAGGAGTTGTGGTGGTCAATGGAAATGGGGTGGTGCATGATCAGCCCAAAGATGACCAAGCTGCGAAAGAGCTTGAAGTTTAG
- the LOC101299997 gene encoding phosphoglucan phosphatase LSF2, chloroplastic-like, with the protein MASVGNSCLSSVFTAPLEKDVFLKKMQKSSCNCLMGSNNSFKLSKVYCGLPESGIEKKPKSSTASNSTKVVEDYNTAMKRMMRNPYEYHHDLGMNYTLITDNLIVGSQPQKPEDIDHLREVENVAYILNLQQDKDVEYWGIDLQSIINRCKEVGIRHMRRPAKDFDPDSLRNGLPKAVSSLEWAISEGKGKVYVHCTAGLGRAPAVAIAYMYWFLGMNLNAAYDALTSKRPCGPNKRAIQGATYDLAKNDPWKEPFENLPEYAFEDMADWERKLIQDRVISLRGT; encoded by the exons ATGGCAAGTGTTGGGAACAGTTGTTTGAGCTCAGTGTTCACAGCTCCTCTTGAAAAAGATGTGTTCTTGAAGAAGATGCAGAAATCTTCATGCAATTGTTTAATGGGTTCCAACAACTCCTTCAAATTGAGCAAAGTCTATTGTGGATTGCCAGAGAGTGGGATTGAAAAGAAACCCAAAAGCAGTACAGCCTCAAATTCAACCAAAGTGGTTGAGGATTACAATACAGCTATGAAGAGGATGATGAGGAACCCATATGAATATCATCATGATCTGG GCATGAACTACACACTGATAACTGATAACTTGATCGTGGGCTCCCAGCCTCAGAAACCAGAAGATATAGATCACCTGAGAGAAGTAGAGAATGTGGCATACATTCTAAACTTGCAGCAGGACAAGGATGTTGAATATTGGGGAATTGACTTGCAGTCAATCATAAATAGATGTAAAGAAGTCGGAATTCGTCACATGAGGAGACCT GCAAAGGATTTTGATCCAGATTCCTTGCGAAATGGTCTACCGAAAGCAGTTTCATCACTGGAATGGGCCATATCTGAAGGAAAAGGAAAAGTGTACGTTCATTGCACTGCCGGACTGGGAAGGGCCCCTGCTGTGGCAATAGCTTACATGTACTGGTTCCTTGGAATGAAT CTCAATGCAGCATATGATGCATTGACTTCCAAGAGACCCTGTGGACCCAATAAGAGGGCAATACAAGGAGCTACTTATGATCTGGCCAAAAATGATCCATGGAAGGAGCCCTTTGAGAATCTTCCTGAATATGCATTTGAGGATATGGCAGATTGGGAAAGGAAGTTGATTCAAGACCGTGTCATTTCTCTCCGCGGAACATGA